TCTTGTTATGGCTTTGGAAAAAAGCAGTTTATTAAAAAGTATTGCAATGAATAGCAGGAATATGCTTCGTAAAATTACTATATTTATAATTATATAAAATGAAAAAGATATGAAATCAATAGATCCGAAGGATTTTAAGGTGACAGAAAAAATCAAACTGAAGAAGCTGCCAACTTTATTAGATGTTGAGGCTGACGATGATGAAAAAGAGGAAAAACTTGAGAATGTAAAAGCAAAATTAAGTGACCTGCAGGATATTATGTATGCGCATAATAAATACTCGGTTTTGATTTGTCTTCAGGGAATGGATACAGCCGGAAAAGATAGTCTGGTAAGAGAAGTGTTTAAAGAATTTAATCCGCGCGGGGTAGTAGTCCATAGTTTCAAAACGCCAAATTCAACCGAATTGGAACATGATTATTTATGGCGCCATTATATTGCGCTTCCTGAAAAAGGCAAGTTTGCGATTTTTAACAGAACGCATTATGAAAATGTTCTGGTAACACGTGTACATCCTGAATTTATTCTGGCTGAAAATTTACCGGGAATTAATACAGTTGATGATATTAAGCCAAAGTTCTGGAAAGACAGAATTGAACAAATTAATAATTTTGAAAAACATATTGCGCAGAACGGAACAATCATCATGAAATTTTTTCTGCATTTAGGCAAGGATGAACAAAAGGATCGTTTATTACGCCGACTGGAAGAGGGAAAACACAACTGGAAATTCTCTCCAGGTGACCTTAAAGAACGCCAGCACTGGGATGAATATCAGCAGTATTATGAAGAAGCAATAAACGAGACTTCGACCGGGCATGCGCCGTGGTACATCGTTCCGGCAGATGATAAGGATATGGCGCGTTATATTGTAGCCAAAATTATTTGGGAAGAAATGAAACAATACAAAGACATTCAGGTTCCTGCACTCGACAAAGAAATCCTGGACAATTTTGATGTTTACAAAAAAACTTTGGAGA
This portion of the Flavobacterium gelatinilyticum genome encodes:
- a CDS encoding PPK2 family polyphosphate kinase; the encoded protein is MKSIDPKDFKVTEKIKLKKLPTLLDVEADDDEKEEKLENVKAKLSDLQDIMYAHNKYSVLICLQGMDTAGKDSLVREVFKEFNPRGVVVHSFKTPNSTELEHDYLWRHYIALPEKGKFAIFNRTHYENVLVTRVHPEFILAENLPGINTVDDIKPKFWKDRIEQINNFEKHIAQNGTIIMKFFLHLGKDEQKDRLLRRLEEGKHNWKFSPGDLKERQHWDEYQQYYEEAINETSTGHAPWYIVPADDKDMARYIVAKIIWEEMKQYKDIQVPALDKEILDNFDVYKKTLEKS